A single window of Aphidius gifuensis isolate YNYX2018 linkage group LG1, ASM1490517v1, whole genome shotgun sequence DNA harbors:
- the LOC122860896 gene encoding uncharacterized protein LOC122860896 isoform X2, protein MQYKKLIAICLIGLTLGQAATVPQYPVYEPKSISEQSQERMSSERKYAEKPNASKKVGHEDLEDVSSNQIQDTVGAGFSWSNIVGMLMQMLLGQGAAGIAGPSKNDIEDGTPSASPWSNLLTVGLKVLSAILGGNQQSVDGIDKVDNQSSPMQFINIVVNLLDALKTSFSHRSMSARSLGKRDTMSEAAVASISMLKGYMRSMKSYSMEGESDDESRLGCMERALCEASAECVATINGKSTIFCQLGSYATSYLLQRQSGIGFEALNEAGRSGRSGKDCRQLFTSCNAI, encoded by the exons atGCAGTACAAAAAATTGATAGCAATATGCCTAATTGGTTTGACCTTGGGTCAAGCTGCAACAGTACCACAATATCCGGTATACGAGCCAAAAAGTATAAGTGAACAATCACAAGAAAGAATGTCTAGTGAACGTAAATATGCTGAAAAACCAAATGCATCTAAAAAAGTTGGTCACGAGGATCTTGAGGATGTATCATCAAATCAAAttcag gaCACTGTTGGAGCTGGTTTTTCATGGTCTAATATTGTTGGAATGTTGATGCAAATGTTGCTGGGTCAGGGAGCAGCTGGTATTGCTGGACCAAGTAAAAATGACATTGAAGATGGTACACCATCAGCAAGTCCATGGTCAAATCTATTAACTGTTGGTCTTAAAGTATTATCAGCAATTCTTGGTGGTAATCAACAATCAGTTGATGGAATTGACAAAGTCGACAATCAAAGTAGTCCCATgcag tttataaatattgtggTGAATCTTTTGGATGCTTTGAAAACATCATTTTCACATCGTTCAATGTCAGCTCGTTCACTTGGTAAACGTGATACCATGTCAGAGGCTGCTGTTGCATCAATTTCCATGCtcaag GGCTACATGAGATCAATGAAATCCTACAGTATGGAAGGTGAATCAGATGATGAAAGTCGATTGGGATGTATGGAACGTGCACTTTGTGAAGCAAGCGCTGAATGTGTTGCTACTATCAATggaaaatcaacaattttctGTCAACTTGGATc atATGCAACGAGTTACTTGCTTCAAAGACAAAGTGGAATTGGTTTTGAGGCACTTAATGAAGCTGGTAGAAGTGGACGTTCAGGAAAAGACTGTCGCCAACTTTTCACATCATGCAatgcaatttaa
- the LOC122860896 gene encoding uncharacterized protein LOC122860896 isoform X1, with product MQYKKLIAICLIGLTLGQAATVPQYPVYEPKSISEQSQERMSSERKYAEKPNASKKVGHEDLEDVSSNQIQDTVGAGFSWSNIVGMLMQMLLGQGAAGIAGPSKNDIEDGTPSASPWSNLLTVGLKVLSAILGGNQQSVDGIDKVDNQSSPMQGVVTAVLGAVLGPGRNPEVITMAKQATEFINIVVNLLDALKTSFSHRSMSARSLGKRDTMSEAAVASISMLKGYMRSMKSYSMEGESDDESRLGCMERALCEASAECVATINGKSTIFCQLGSYATSYLLQRQSGIGFEALNEAGRSGRSGKDCRQLFTSCNAI from the exons atGCAGTACAAAAAATTGATAGCAATATGCCTAATTGGTTTGACCTTGGGTCAAGCTGCAACAGTACCACAATATCCGGTATACGAGCCAAAAAGTATAAGTGAACAATCACAAGAAAGAATGTCTAGTGAACGTAAATATGCTGAAAAACCAAATGCATCTAAAAAAGTTGGTCACGAGGATCTTGAGGATGTATCATCAAATCAAAttcag gaCACTGTTGGAGCTGGTTTTTCATGGTCTAATATTGTTGGAATGTTGATGCAAATGTTGCTGGGTCAGGGAGCAGCTGGTATTGCTGGACCAAGTAAAAATGACATTGAAGATGGTACACCATCAGCAAGTCCATGGTCAAATCTATTAACTGTTGGTCTTAAAGTATTATCAGCAATTCTTGGTGGTAATCAACAATCAGTTGATGGAATTGACAAAGTCGACAATCAAAGTAGTCCCATgcag GGAGTTGTGACAGCGGTACTGGGTGCCGTTCTAGGACCAGGAAGAAATCCTGAGGTGATAACAATGGCCAAACAAGCCACCGAG tttataaatattgtggTGAATCTTTTGGATGCTTTGAAAACATCATTTTCACATCGTTCAATGTCAGCTCGTTCACTTGGTAAACGTGATACCATGTCAGAGGCTGCTGTTGCATCAATTTCCATGCtcaag GGCTACATGAGATCAATGAAATCCTACAGTATGGAAGGTGAATCAGATGATGAAAGTCGATTGGGATGTATGGAACGTGCACTTTGTGAAGCAAGCGCTGAATGTGTTGCTACTATCAATggaaaatcaacaattttctGTCAACTTGGATc atATGCAACGAGTTACTTGCTTCAAAGACAAAGTGGAATTGGTTTTGAGGCACTTAATGAAGCTGGTAGAAGTGGACGTTCAGGAAAAGACTGTCGCCAACTTTTCACATCATGCAatgcaatttaa